The Bacillota bacterium LX-D region CTATAATTTGAGGCGGGTATTCTGCTGCACCTGTAATGACAGGCATAGGGTCTATTTCCTGGCTGTTGACTATAATGGTTCCACCATCTCTTAAATAGGGCAGCCACCGCAGTGCTTCCAGCTTTTCAAAAGCTAAAATAATGTCGGCAGTACCTAAAGCAATTACAGGAGAGTAAACTTTTTCACCAAAGCGAACCTGAGTAACTACACTGCCCCCTCTTTGGGACATGCCATGAATCTCAGATACCTTTACCTCAGATGCTAAGTTTTGGGCAACTTGGCCTAAAACTTTACTTGCTAAAATGGTACCTTGTCCCCCGACCCCTACAATTAGAATATTAGTCACTTTGTTCATCTCGATACCTCCTGAATAGCTCCCATGTTACAAACCTGCTTACACTGGCCGCAGCCGTTGCATAAGGCACTATTCACAGCCGGCTGTTCTCCCTTAAATACTAAAGCAGGGCAGCCTAATTTACGGCATCTGCCGCAGGCCTTACATTTTGTTGCATCAACCTCCATCAAACCTTGGGGTCCTTGTCCTTTCAGGAGCACGCAGGGACGTTTAAAAATAATTACTGAAGGTTCTTCTGCAGCAGTCTCATCCTTCAATGCTTGTTCAACTGCTTTAAGATTATACGGGTCTACTATTTGTACTCTTTCTACTCCCAAAGCCCTAACTAAAGCTTCTAAGTTAACTTGTTTTGTTTTTTCTTTTTTAATAGTTAGACCTGTGCCCGGGTGTTCCTGGTGACCTGTCATAGCAGTTGTACTATTGTCTAAAATTAGAATTGTAGAAGTACCGCAATTATAAACTACATCTGCCAAGCCTGTAATCCCCGAATGAATAAAAGTTGAATCTCCAATTACAGCTACAAGGCCTCGGGCAAATTCTTTGCCCCGGGCTTTTTCCATACCTAAGGCGCTACTAATGCTGGCGCCCATACAAATGCAAGTATCCATAGCTGACAGAGGAGGAGCAGCTCCTAAGGTATAGCAGCCAATGTCCCCTGCAACTTTTAAGCCTAATTTATTAATTGCGTAATATACGCCACGGTGAGGACAGCCGGCACAAAGAACTGGCGGACGAACTGGAATGGAAGCTGCAGCACTAGCCGCTACTTGATTTTGGCCTTGAACTTGGTTAAACTTCTCAGCCAGGAGCTCCACATTAAATTCTCCGATTCCGGGGAATAACTCTTTGCCAATTACTTTTAGCCCCCATGCTTTAATTTGTTCTTCTAAAAATGGTTCCAATTCCTCAATGACATAACATTTTTCCACAGACTGTACAAAAGTTGTAATTAATTTTTGCGGCAAAGGATAAGTTATGCCTAGTTTTAAAATAGAAGCATTAGGCAACACTTCTTTTACATATTGATAAACGATACCACTAGTGATAATACCTATTTTTTGATCGCCTTGTTCTATCCTATTTAAAGAACTACTTTCGCTAAATTCACTTAATTTTACTCTACGCTCTTCAACAATAGGATGCCGTAAGCGTCCGTGAGCAGGCAGCATCACATATTTTTGCGGATTTTTTTCATAGTCCTTCAAAGGAAGATCTTTCCGCTCTTCCAGACTAACCAGAGACTGAGAATGGGCAACTCTGGTAGTCGTCCTAAACAAAACGGGAGTATCAAATTTTTCACTAATCTCATAGGCCTGAATTAACATATCTTTAGCTTCTTGGCTGTCGCTGGGCTCTAAAAGGGGAATTTGAGCAAATTTTGCATAAAAGCGATTGTCCTGCTCATTTTGCGAACTATGCATGCCTGGATCATCGGCGGAAACTAAAACTAGACCGCCGTTGACACCAGTATAAGCAAAAGTTAAAAGAGGGTCAGCCGCCACATTCACACCTACGTGTTTCATAGCTACCAATGTTCTGGCTCCAGCAATGGAAGCTCCGGCTCCGACCTCCAAAGCTACTTTTTCGTTTGGTGACCACTCAGCATATATTTCCGGGTAAGAAGCAATGTTTTCTAAAATTTCGGTGCTAGGGGTCCCGGGGTAAGCAGCAGCAACTCTAACTCCTGCTTCAAAAGCTCCCCTGGCTATTGCTTCGTTTCCTGTTAATAGCTTTTTCACTAAGCTCACTCCTAATTAATAATTACGTAAATCTAAAACTCTTTTAGCTTTTCCTTCAAAACGAGCTAAAGATTTGGGCTCTACTAATCGTACCTTTGCATTTAATGATAACACAGAAAAAAGTTTTTGGGTTATACGTTTTTCTAAAGCTTCTAATTCGTTAAAACGACCTGTAAACCAGTCATCAGCTACTTCTACCTTAATCTCCAGCTCGTCTAAATACCCTTTTCTCGTAACTACCAACTGATACTGAGGGGTAATTCCTTCCATTTGGATCAAGACACTTTCAATTTGAGTCGGAAATACATTAACTCCTTTAATGATCAACATATCATCAGTTCTGCCTTT contains the following coding sequences:
- a CDS encoding indolepyruvate oxidoreductase subunit beta yields the protein MNKVTNILIVGVGGQGTILASKVLGQVAQNLASEVKVSEIHGMSQRGGSVVTQVRFGEKVYSPVIALGTADIILAFEKLEALRWLPYLRDGGTIIVNSQEIDPMPVITGAAEYPPQIIATLNTSAKTITVPALEIADNCGSSKVVNVVLLGVLAKSLGLTENIWLDALEGLVPAKTVEINRKAFLTGFAYEN
- the iorA gene encoding indolepyruvate ferredoxin oxidoreductase subunit alpha; the encoded protein is MKKLLTGNEAIARGAFEAGVRVAAAYPGTPSTEILENIASYPEIYAEWSPNEKVALEVGAGASIAGARTLVAMKHVGVNVAADPLLTFAYTGVNGGLVLVSADDPGMHSSQNEQDNRFYAKFAQIPLLEPSDSQEAKDMLIQAYEISEKFDTPVLFRTTTRVAHSQSLVSLEERKDLPLKDYEKNPQKYVMLPAHGRLRHPIVEERRVKLSEFSESSSLNRIEQGDQKIGIITSGIVYQYVKEVLPNASILKLGITYPLPQKLITTFVQSVEKCYVIEELEPFLEEQIKAWGLKVIGKELFPGIGEFNVELLAEKFNQVQGQNQVAASAAASIPVRPPVLCAGCPHRGVYYAINKLGLKVAGDIGCYTLGAAPPLSAMDTCICMGASISSALGMEKARGKEFARGLVAVIGDSTFIHSGITGLADVVYNCGTSTILILDNSTTAMTGHQEHPGTGLTIKKEKTKQVNLEALVRALGVERVQIVDPYNLKAVEQALKDETAAEEPSVIIFKRPCVLLKGQGPQGLMEVDATKCKACGRCRKLGCPALVFKGEQPAVNSALCNGCGQCKQVCNMGAIQEVSR